A window from Montipora capricornis isolate CH-2021 chromosome 7, ASM3666992v2, whole genome shotgun sequence encodes these proteins:
- the LOC138055392 gene encoding uncharacterized protein has protein sequence MTFMPLEAEERSKHGKIRWLSWEGNPSSEKMTSEDACLTHVQGIVAGETSILRDLLFRDPDSFRSGQLRTRIELWEKILAGYEPAKDVLEWLEHGVDVKKFMKPFKGAFMGIKYESAEPPTMIFKNHYSCKQFSKFVTETILQRIETGAIRVWGKVAEVPPPHLVLPMTIEPQKPRLCIDARFLNLCMADTPFSLETLVGVPRFVYPNSYMSKIDDKSGYDHILLSTSSQQFFGIEWLGWWLVGVTPPFGWKNSPFVYQTVGLGPTNFFRGLGVACSLYIDDRLNGELFAVKGFWSRPLSERTSEYSYQSAVAALYIVCSVLVNLGYFLGLSKCVLGPVTRICYLGMIVDSVAQAFCIPEDKKMKFAQLREQILLRESTIHLKSLQRLMGKCNSFSLAFPATKFYIREMAASISQASGGGEVNFSPNLREEIMFWRFLDSWEKAIRWRSERHVAISLTSDSSSFRWGVGIHLPSGTISVGDYWEETVRNEHINVKEMWAVLKGLQSLPESVSDCRIDAQVDSMVVLHAWSGRGPRSRKLTQISQLIFQFLVDRNMSLEMSFVPSHLNEADWFSRRLSRSNAMLSPRSWEIVQRSFGGINGHDLNLMSLDSNVQRDWSGNPLKHFTLYPTPGSSGVNVFNQDLSVCDGDRINAYVFPPFALIGPLLRFLISVDAVVTVVVPLMSPLPGWWPLLNAVSSNNVLVAEKGSLDALLLPSKDGFRPGSSPYSLWAFRMGKSMS, from the coding sequence ATGACCTTTATGCCGTTAGAGGCGGAGGAAAGAAGCAAGCATGGCAAAATCCGATGGTTGTCTTGGGAGGGTAATCCGAGTTCGGAGAAAATGACTTCAGAAGACGCTTGTTTAACCCATGTTCAAGGCATTGTTGCGGGGGAAACTTCCATCTTACGGGATCTGTTGTTTCGTGATCCGGACTCCTTTCGTTCGGGTCAACTTCGTACTCGAATTGAACTCTGGGAAAAAATTTTGGCCGGGTACGAACCTGCGAAGGATGTCTTGGAATGGTTGGAGCATGGGGTGGATGTCAAGAAGTTCATGAAGCCCTTTAAGGGAGCTTTTATGGGCATAAAGTATGAGAGTGCGGAACCCCCTACTATGATTTTCAAGAATCACTACTCCTGCAAACAGTTTTCGAAATTTGTTACGGAAACAATTTTACAGCGTATTGAAACAGGGGCGATCCGTGTTTGGGGTAAAGTGGCTGAAGTGCCGCCGCCCCATCTCGTCCTTCCTATGACGATTGAACCGCAAAAGCCAAGGTTATGCATTGATGCCCGGTTTTTAAATTTGTGCATGGCAGACACTCCCTTTTCACTGGAAACGCTGGTTGGGGTGCCTCGCTTCGTGTATCCCAACTCCTACATGAGTAAGATTGATGACAAGTCTGGTTATGACCATATTTTGCTTTCTACTAGTTCTCAGCAGTTTTTTGGTATTGAGTGGCTGGGGTGGTGGCTCGTTGGAGTTACGCCTccttttggttggaaaaattcTCCGTTTGTTTACCAGACTGTGGGTTTGGGTCCGACAAATTTTTTCAGGGGTTTGGGAGTCGCATGTTCTCTGTATATTGATGACCGTTTGAATGGGGAACTGTTTGCTGTGAAGGGGTTTTGGTCACGCCCATTGTCGGAGAGGACGTCGGAATACAGCTATCAATCTGCGGTGGCGGCTTTGTATATAGTCTGTTCGGTTCTTGTAAACCTCGGTTATTTTTTGGGCCTCTCCAAATGTGTTCTTGGGCCTGTAACTAGGATTTGTTATTTAGGCATGATAGTGGATTCTGTAGCCCAGGCCTTTTGCATTCCTGAAGATAAGAAGATGAAGTTTGCTCAGCTACGCGAGCAGATACTTTTGCGTGAATCTACTATCCACTTGAAGTCTTTGCAGAGGCTAATGGGGAAGTGCAATTCATTCTCCTTGGCTTTCCCAGCGACTAAATTTTACATCAGAGAAATGGCGGCGTCAATCTCGCAGGCTTCCGGAGGTGGTGAGGTGAATTTCTCTCCGAATCTGAGAGAGGAAATTATGTTTTGGAGGTTCCTTGATAGTTGGGAAAAGGCGATTCGGTGGAGGAGTGAACGGCACGTAGCTATCTCCTTGACGTCAGATTCTTCGTCCTTCCGTTGGGGAGTTGGAATTCACCTTCCTTCCGGGACAATTTCTGTTGGTGACTACTGGGAAGAAACTGTTCGAAATGAGCATATTAATGTGAAGGAGATGTGGGCCGTCCTCAAGGGATTACAGTCACTTCCTGAAAGCGTTTCGGATTGCAGGATTGATGCTCAGGTAGACAGCATGGTTGTTCTCCACGCTTGGTCCGGCCGTGGGCCACGCTCTAGGAAGTTAACTCAGATCTCGCAATTGATTTTCCAGTTCTTGGTGGATAGGAACATGTCCCTAGAAATGTCTTTTGTTCCTTCTCACTTGAACGAGGCAGATTGGTTTTCCAGAAGATTGTCTCGCTCCAATGCCATGCTTTCTCCGAGGTCTTGGGAAATCGTCCAGCGTAGTTTTGGTGGAATTAATGGCCATGATCTTAATTTGATGTCGTTGGATTCCAACGTTCAACGTGACTGGAGTGGAAACCCGTTAAAGCACTTTACGCTCTACCCTACGCCAGGATCATCGGGTGTTAATGTTTTTAACCAAGACCTCTCTGTGTGTGATGGTGACCGCATCAACGCCTACGTTTTCCCGCCATTTGCTTTGATTGGTCCTCTTTTGCGTTTCCTCATATCGGTAGATGCGGTTGTTACGGTGGTGGTACCATTGATGTCCCCATTACCCGGGTGGTGGCCGTTGTTAAATGCGGTGTCCAGCAACAATGTTTTGGTGGCCGAGAAGGGATCACTGGATGCGCTTCTTCTTCCGTCAAAGGATGGATTTAGACCTGGATCCTCTCCATATAGCCTCTGGGCATTTAGGATGGGAAAGAGCATGTCGTAA